CCTAAAGCTTTGAAGATGGCAGGCCTGCAACATGCATACACATAATCAGATAACTAAAGTTGGTCGTGAATTAGTGGCAAATGTATACTTGAAGAGGCAATTAACAGCCATGTGCATGTTATGTACTTGTCCAAGCAGCTAGCATTAACCATGTTTGGACGagacaacacacacacacacaccgcaTCAATGCATTGCCATGTAAAGTAGATGGAGGGTCACCAACCGAGTTGTTTCGCATTAACGATGCTCGGGCAAGCAGGCGGTGGCGTCGCGCTCTCGTTCAAGAAGGGCTCCACTTGATTGGGGTTTCCCCAAACAGGGTAACCCTTGATCTtaccctgttttttttttagcCAATACAAATTCTCCATCGATCAGTAAATTATTAGTAGCACAAGTATATGTATACAGACAAATTGATATACCACTACGTATGTGGCTTAAAACTAGAGGTTACTgctgccagcagcagcagcagccgcagcagcagaagaCTTACAAGAACGTTGAGAGCAGCCAGCGTTGCCATTCCTTCACGTGTCCACTGAAGAAACAAGGAGAATTATTGCAATGGTTGTGTCAGTAGTTGTGTCTTTATCTTCTCAAATATAATAAGACTCATCACAACAACTTGATTGGCTGCCACCGTTCCTACAAACCTTGGAGGCTGATGCAATGTGTGGTACAACGACAGCGTTCTTCATGTCAGCCAGTCCAGGTTTCATGTAAGGCTCATCCTATTGAATTATTAATAATATAAGTAGTTAGcattatatacatatatatcgcAGATTATGTATCGTCGTATCGAGCATGCATGCTGAATTGCTGATGGATGACCAACTGATCATTTCAGTTTCATCAGTACCTCAAAGACGTCGAGCCCAACGCGGAACATGGGATTGGCCTTGAGGTGCTCCACCAGGGCAACCTCATCGATCACAGGCCCCCGGCTTGCGTTCACAAGAACCGCCTCCTTCTTCATGATGGCCAGCCTCTCAGGGTTTATGAGATGGTAAGTGGTCTTGTCCAGCACTGGATGCAGGCTTATCTGTCATGCACAACAGTATGTACAAATTAAATGCAAATATATATGCTAGTATGAGAGATGTATTTGTTTGTATGGGGATAGTAACTAGATTAATTGCAAGGGTAGgttatgtatatatatgatgaTTATGATGCATGTATATGAAGGGAAAAAAAAATCGATCAGCTGACTGACCACATCAGCCTCCCTGAGGACATCCTCCATGGTGGCGGCCCTCTTCCAGGTGACAGGCTGCTCACCGTTGGCTTTGAGGAACTGCCCATATGCTGTGACGAACTTCTCAAGGCGTGTGGCCTGGTAGAGGTCGTAGTAGATGAGGTTCATCTTGAAGCCCTCGATCATCATGCGTGCATACGCGGAGCCGATGCGACCAGCTCCGATGACCCCAACAGTCTGACCCTTGAGCAGGTTGCCAACGAACCTGATTGCAGCAATTTGTTCAGTAACCTGGGTTGATCGGCAGCATTACTTGTCttttatactccctccgtttcaaattataagtcattccaagaatcttggaaagtcaaactatctcaaagtttgaccaaaattatagagagaaatataaaaatttatgacatcaaataggtgcattatgaaaatatagctaacaaagaatctaatgatacttaattggtatcataaatgttattatcttgtcatataaatttggtcaaatttgaaaaattttggctctccaagattcttggaatgacttataatttggaatagaGGGAGTACTGTGATAATGGATACCGACAGGTGCGGGAGCCATCCCTCGTAGAGGCCAGCCCTCATGAACTGGTCCGCCTCCACGATCCTCCTGGCTGCTGCCAGCGTGAGGGAGGCAGCGAGCTCAGCCGTGGTCTCGGTGAGGACGCCCTGCATCGCCGGCCATGtggttttggttttggtttcATCATCAGTCAGTCCAGTATAGTAGTTGATGGAGTGAAACAGCACGGCGATCAGAGAAGGTTAGTTGCCGATCGAGCAGCAACATCTATCTATCTCACGCACTACACTACTAACTCACCGGCGTGTTGCCGACGGCGATGCCGTTCCTGTTGGCAGCCTCGACGTCGACGTTGTTGTAGCCGACGGCCATGTTGCTGAAGGCCGTCCCGCCGGCGCGCTTGAGGGCCGAGAAGAGCACCTCCCCCCAGTCCTCGGTGAGCTGCCCGATGACGGCGTCGCAGCGGTCGCCGATGAGCGCCAGGATGTCGTCGACGGAGAGGATGGTCTTGGCCTCGGTGCATATCTAGTTGAATATGAGTGATTGATTGCTGAGTGAGTGAATCGACGGCAATGAATTGAAGAAGAGCAGAAGAGATCGATTACCTCCAGGCGGCAGTCGTTGTCGGTGAGCAGGCGGATCCACCGCGTTCCCGGCATGGACTTGGTGCTCACCACGCGGTACTTGCCGCTGGGATTCCACACCTCGATGGAGATGGGCTTCGCCATGGCTGCCCTTCCTGCTGCTCCTTCCTCGATCGCTCAGGAAGAGTGGCTCGGCCTACTCTGCCGCGCTTATGATGGCCTGCTGGCCTGCCTGGGCTCTGCCTTATCGGATGAAAGTCCAGGTCGGACAGCCAGAGAATTTTCTGCCGCTGCTTGCTCGCTTGGCCTCGCCCAATGGATGGATAAGAAAGCAGAGGCCATCCAGGGGCTACAGGCCGTCAGCATCGAAGCTGCACCTCCTATCCTATTCACAAGAAGTCAACAACCACATAGCGCCATAGCAGAAGCACAGCAAGCCAGCAATGTCATTCTCATCAAACCGGTGTGCACCAGTCAGCAGAGCGCAGGCAGCTGCTGATTCCCAATCACAGCCATGAGAAGAGACACCAAAATAAAAACAACAACAAGATGCTGCAAATATATAACCGATTCGAACATACATGGCAGTGCCACTCAGTTTAACTTCCATCTAATACCACCTAGCTACTAGGTAGGTTCACCAAACGCAATTTATCACAACCATACGACCAGATAGTAGCAGAACTAGCACTGATAAGTACTAGCAGCATTTGCAGTACCCACTTGTTTCTTCCAAGCACGGAATGAATTAAGCAGCCATCACTCGAGAGCCCACTGGATGTCCCAGAtgatctcctcttcctcctcaggGGACAAGTCGTTCATGATGTTGAACGTCTTGTGGATCTCCTCTGGACTCTTGCCCTTGATCATGTCAGCCATCGCCTGGCAGGTCAGGTCCAGCAAACCCTTGATCTCCAGGAAGTTGGCAGCCTGAAAGGCAATCACCGTGTCTGCAGCTGTTAGGCTAGAACATCAAACTGCCTTTGGCAAAGGCAACTTTAATTTGGTCAATTGCTAACAACTGCAGATATTGGGCACATCTCATAGACAACATGTCAACAATTATATGTGCGGGCTACATTATAGATATGATTCGGCACATAATGTTTGGTTTTACTCCAACTAAGAGGGAAATCCATACAAGCATGGTCACTAATACAAGGACATATAGATATGATTGCGGCACATAATCAATCAATCTTGGGTATAATCCAGAGTACATATATAGATAGGATTGCAACACACAAATCAATCAATCTACACCAAGTAATCAATCTATCTAAATCTAAATCGAATAATCAATCAATCTAAATCGAATAATCAATCTAGGGtatattttcctctaatacatACAACCTGACCACTACCTCTAGATAGATCTAATAAGGGTTCAAAATCGCGGAGAAAGGGGAAAATAAGTCGGGTAACGATGGGGTATACCTCGATGAGGTCGATGAGAGTGGCATGATCGATCTTGACCAACTCAGCGTCCCATTTCTTGAGGTCCTCGCCGCTGATAGCGGTGTTGGCgggggcgggagcggcggcatCCTCAAGCTTGGTGGTGTGGACATGCTTGGTGCAGTACTCGATGACTATGGAGAGGAGCTTGGAGTTGATGTTGGGGATCGGGATGCTGTTATCGGCGCAGTTATCCTCAATCATGCGGCGGATGGTCTGTGACtccatcgccaccgccgcctccacctcgaacTCCACGTTGTCGGAGCTCCTGAGAgtgatcatcttcttcttgcCCTCACCGGATGCCATCGAAACCCTAGCAGCTGTGGCGGCGGCAAATGAATCGAACAGGATGGAGATGGATTTGGGGGCGGCCTT
This window of the Panicum virgatum strain AP13 chromosome 1K, P.virgatum_v5, whole genome shotgun sequence genome carries:
- the LOC120710210 gene encoding glycerate dehydrogenase HPR, peroxisomal, producing the protein MAKPISIEVWNPSGKYRVVSTKSMPGTRWIRLLTDNDCRLEICTEAKTILSVDDILALIGDRCDAVIGQLTEDWGEVLFSALKRAGGTAFSNMAVGYNNVDVEAANRNGIAVGNTPGVLTETTAELAASLTLAAARRIVEADQFMRAGLYEGWLPHLFVGNLLKGQTVGVIGAGRIGSAYARMMIEGFKMNLIYYDLYQATRLEKFVTAYGQFLKANGEQPVTWKRAATMEDVLREADVISLHPVLDKTTYHLINPERLAIMKKEAVLVNASRGPVIDEVALVEHLKANPMFRVGLDVFEDEPYMKPGLADMKNAVVVPHIASASKWTREGMATLAALNVLGKIKGYPVWGNPNQVEPFLNESATPPPACPSIVNAKQLGLPSSKL
- the LOC120712000 gene encoding SKP1-like protein 1 isoform X1; amino-acid sequence: MVAARVRHRRRRLHRVVDRQPPPRHRVAARVSMASGEGKKKMITLRSSDNVEFEVEAAVAMESQTIRRMIEDNCADNSIPIPNINSKLLSIVIEYCTKHVHTTKLEDAAAPAPANTAISGEDLKKWDAELVKIDHATLIDLIEAANFLEIKGLLDLTCQAMADMIKGKSPEEIHKTFNIMNDLSPEEEEEIIWDIQWALE
- the LOC120712000 gene encoding SKP1-like protein 1 isoform X3, giving the protein MASGEGKKKMITLRSSDNVEFEVEAAVAMESQTIRRMIEDNCADNSIPIPNINSKLLSIVIEYCTKHVHTTKLEDAAAPAPANTAISGEDLKKWDAELVKIDHATLIDLIEAANFLEIKGLLDLTCQAMADMIKGKSPEEIHKTFNIMNDLSPEEEEEIIWDIQWALE
- the LOC120712000 gene encoding SKP1-like protein 1 isoform X2, producing MTQNKSSMPKYYCIGSIRSVCLIIYSYFGRKGCLRDTIAARVSMASGEGKKKMITLRSSDNVEFEVEAAVAMESQTIRRMIEDNCADNSIPIPNINSKLLSIVIEYCTKHVHTTKLEDAAAPAPANTAISGEDLKKWDAELVKIDHATLIDLIEAANFLEIKGLLDLTCQAMADMIKGKSPEEIHKTFNIMNDLSPEEEEEIIWDIQWALE